TATTTGACAATTTATGGAAGCTGATCGAGCGCTGGAAAATCTCCTTTATCATCACTGTGCCAACCGCCGTATCTGCCATGATGCAAAGGCCGGTGGATGCGGATATCTCCTCCGTTCGAATGGCCTTTTCCGGCTCGGCGCCCTTGCCACTGGAACTCTATCGGCGGTTTGAAGCGGCAACCGGTGTCGGCATCATCGAGGGCTATGGCCTGACCGAAGCCACCTGTCTGGTTTCCTGCAATCCGATTGTCGGGAAAAAGAAAGTAGGCTCCGTCGGCTTGCCATTTCCCTACACCACGGTGAAAATTCTCGAACACACCAAGCAAGGCCCGGTTGAACTTGCAACCGATGAGGTGGGTGAGATCTGTATCGATAATCCCGGTGTCTTCACGGGGTCGACCTACACCGAGGCCGACAAGAACCATAATCTGTTCCACCACGATATCTATTTGCGGACCGGCGATTTGGGACGCATCGATGAGGACGGCTATCTCTGGATCACCGGTCGCGCCAAGGATCTGATCATTCGCGGCGGTCACAATATCGACCCCGCCGAAATCGAGGAAGCCTTGGCCGGCCATCCTGCCGTGGCGATGGTCGGAGCCATCGGCCAGCCCGACAGCCATTCGGGCGAATTGCCTTGTGCCTATCTTGAACTGGTATCAGGCGCAAAGGTCGATAAGGATGAATTGATGGCCTATGCCAAACGCCATATCCATGAGCGGGCCGCCATTCCCAAATATGTCGAGATCTTGCCTGAATTGCCGAAAACGGCTGTTGGCAAAGTCTTCAAACCGGATTTGCGCAAGCTGGCCATTACCCGCGTCTATGACGAGGTGCTGGCTAAGAATGACCTCAAGACCCGCGTCGTATCTGTCATCGAGGACAAGAAGCGCGGTCTGGTCGCCCAGCTTGAGCGTAACGCGGACATTGATGAGAGCAAGTTGACCAACATTCTGGGCCAGTTCACCCAGCCGTGGGAATGGCAATAAGGCAGCCAAAAGACCGGGAATCTAACAGATGTTAGATTGCGGTTGATGTAAGTCAAGCATTGCAAGTTCAACCAAAGGAGGGGTGACTGCCCCTCCTTTGCTGTTTTCTGCGGTTTTTGGCGGTTGCTTGCCCCAAATTTGCGGTGTTTTCTCCACAAACCGGGCCTTTTGGATGGTTCGGGTTACTGGTTTTTACTGTAAAATCCCGGTATTACCTTGGCCAACTTTCGTAGGGCCCTTGCCCTCCAGCAGCGGAGTGGAACCATCGCTGACAAGATCATCGATATGAACAACCCACGCAAGAGCGATGGCATCGTTATATCAGGCCTGTCCCACACTCTCGACGGACAACCTTTTTACCAGAATCTGTCCCTGACCCTGACCGAGCAACGCATCGGTCTGATCGGGCGCAACGGTTCGGGAAAGTCCACATTGTCCCGGATGATCTGTGGCCTGACCGAGCCGAGTGAAGGCGAAATCCTCATCCACGGCGTCAACGTCTTCAAGGATCGCAAGGAAGCCATCCGTACCATTGGCCTGATCTTTCAGAACCCCGATCATCAGATCATCTTCCCAACCGTTGAGGAAGAGGTCGCCTTTGGTCTGGAAAGCCTGCTTGGTGACAAGAAAGCAGCCCGCCAAAAGGCCCGCGCCTTTTTGAAAGCCTTTGGCCGTGAAGACTGGGCCGAGCGTGGCACCTACACCCTGTCGCAAGGCCAGCGGCATCTGGTCTGCCTGATGGCGGTTCTGGCAATGGAGCCAAAGGCTATCCTGCTTGATGAGCCCTTTGCTGGCCTCGATTGGCCGACCTCACGCCGCCTGTTCAACTGGCTGACCAGTCTTGAGCAGCAATTGGTTCTTGTTACCCATGATATCAATCATCTGAAGGACTTTGACCGCATCCTCTGGCTTGAAAAGGGGCAACTGGTCGGTGATGGCCACCCTTCGGACATTTTGCCTGCCTATCATGACGCTATGGAAGCGTTGGTGCATGATGAAGATCCCTTCGCTGGCGAAGCCAAATTTGACCTTGGCGCCATGCCGGCCTTGGCTGCAGTCGGTGAGGGGGCTTAAATGCTTGCGCTGACTGTCGAGACCAAGACATGGCTGCATCGGATTCCGGTTCCTCTGAAACTGGCCATCCTGTGTGCGCTGACATTGGTGATCATGCCGCTGACCCAATGGCAGCCTGCTGTGGCGGCGACAATGGCGGTCGCCTCGCTATATCTCTCTGCCGGGCTGAAATTCGCCCGGATTGGTTTGACCCGCCTGAAGCCGATTGTCTATTTGCTCGTGGTGATTTTTGTCTATCATGTGGTCACAAGCCGCACCGAAGCGGGCCTAGCCATCAGCCTGAAACTGTTCGCCACCGTCGGTCTGGCCAATCTGGTCACCATGACCTCACGGCTCGATGACATGATGCAGGTGGTCGAAACCCTGACCGCACCGTTGAAATTCGTTGGGTTGCCTCCCCGTGCCTTTGGCTTTGCCATGGGACTGGTGATCCGTTTCACCCCGGTTTTCCTTGAAAAAGGCAAGCTGCTCAGTGAAGCCTGGCGTGCGCGCTCGGCCAAAGGGGTCAGCCCCAGATTGCTTGTCCCTCTCGCCCTTGGGGCGCTGGATGATGCCGATCGGGTGGCCGAGGCCATCAAGGCGCGCGGCGGACTGGTCCAAGCTCCGCAAGACTCAAAGAACAAAGTTTGAATTCTCCTCGTTATAAGGAACCTTCCCGTTATGGAAAGACAACTGACATTCATCGCTCTCTTTACTGCCCTGATTGCGGCCCTCGGCTTCCTGCCTAGCTTCATGCTGCCATTTGGCGTGCCAATCACGGCGCAGAATCTTGGCGTCATGCTCGCCGGTGCCGTTCTTGGGGCCCGTCGTGGTGCCTTGTCCGTTTTGCTGTTCCTCGCACTGGTCGCCATGGGCCTGCCACTTCTGGCTGGTGGTCGCGGTGGTCTTGGCGTGTTCGCCTCACCAACCGTTGGCTTCGTTGTTGGATTCCCGATTGCCGCCTTTGTCACCGGCCTGATTGTTGAGAAATGGAAGGCAGGCAATCTGTTTGTTGTTGGCACCGCCGCCAGCATCATCGGCTGCATTGTGGTTCTTTATGCCTTCGGGATCTTTGGTCTGGCCAAGATGATCGACAAGTCTCTCTTGGAAGCCACCCAGCTTTGCCTGGTTTACATTCCGGGCGACGTGATCAAGGCCGTTGTTGCCGGTGTTGTGGTTGAAGCCATTGCCCGCGCGCGTCCGGCAGCTCTGCTGTCCCGTGGCTAAGCCACGACACGCATAGCGACAAAGTGAAAAGGCCCTCGTCACGGACGGGGGCCTTTTTCTGTTCCAGTCTTGTGCAGGGTGACAGTCAGGCGCCTTGGTGAGCGAGAAAATCACCGTCGGCAATCCGCTCCAGCCCCTCAACCGGATAGCGATACAAATAGATCCAGCACCGCATCGTTTGCCCATTGGTCAGCGTCACCGGCAACAAGTAGCGTTCATATTCGTAAGGTTCTTCATAGGCCGGGCCAATGCCTTCATAATCATCAAGCTCTGGCAGGGTAACATCCGGCGATTGCAACTGGAACACATCGCCCACGACCAGATCTTCGGGATGATCGGACGCCACAACGCCGGGATAATAATCGATCCGATAAAGCTTGCCTTGAAAATGGGCCTCACCCAGATACGAGGCCGATCCGGACAGAAGGGCCGACATTTTCCCTTTGGCCTCATAGCGCAATGTGCCATAGACGAACAAAAAACAGTCCTGTTTGTCTTTCAAAGCATCTTCCTCTTTTGTCTCTCAATTCATAACCAGAAAGATATTTCCTCATGTATAGCGCAGCCCTGGCAGATCACAAATCCGCAATAGCTGCCATTACACGGTGGTTTGAGGCGGAATGGCCCAGCTGGTACGGTCCTGATGGCCCCGGGGATGCAGCTGCCGATCTTGAGAGTTGGTGTGATGAAACCGCCCTGCCGGTTGCCCGCATCGCGCTCGATGAGGCGGGGCATGTGATCGGCATCGCCGCATTGAAGACCGACGGGCTGGGGGAGGAGTTCGGCTTCAGCCCCTTTCTCTCTGCAATGTATGTTCTTCCCCAATATCGGGGATCTGGTGCAGGAACCCTGCTGACCGGGGCCATCGCCGAAGTCGCAAAAATGCACGGCTACGACATGCTTTATGCCACGACAGATGGTGCGCGCGGGTTGCTCTTGCGTCTGGGATGGAACGAAACCGGGTTTCGGTCGCTTTCGGATCGGGGCCCGCTTGCGATCCTTTCCAAGGCCCTGTAGGACAGGTGAGCAAAGGGATGCGTCAAGGCGCGGGGGCCGGTCCACTGCTGCAACATCCCGTTTGAGCTGCCATGCGGGAAATTTGTTGTCCAAGGGCACGAAAAACTGCTTACTTTCCACCCTGAATGGTTTATTTTATGGGTGAAAATAAATTGCCGCCTGTCGCACGCGGCCAAGCCCCCCCTTGGCCGCAAGACATGCAGCAGCCCTGCTTGAGTCTCGACAGGATCACGGCCGCCAAGTCTGCCAATGTCCTACCCCGTCCGTGGCTCAAGATCAAAAACTGACAGGTGAGGAAAATCGATGCTTTGGGATCTGGTGGCCGATGTCGGCGGAACGAACATGCGACTTGCAGCAGCCAGCGATGGGCAGATTGTTCGTCAGGCGACCTATGAGACCACCGGAGCAATGCACTTGACCGACGCGATCCGCAGCTTTGTTGGGGAGATCGGATCCGCACCGCGCTATGTCGAAGTAGCCGCTGCTGGTGTCATCGTCGATGGCTATGTCACACTAACCAACGCCAAACAGGGCTTTTCCACCGCCGATCTGATCGGCGCAGCTGGCGCTCAGAAGGCACGAATCCTCAACGATTTTGAAGCCGCTGCCTGGTCGCTTGTCACCGCCGATCCCAACGATCTGAGCCTGGTGCAGGGCGCACTGCCAGCCCCCTTGGAAACGCCGCCGGCCCCGACCCCGCCCCGTCTGATTATCGGTCCGGGCACCGGGCTGGGTGTCGGCACGCTGGCTTGGGCGGGTAACCAGCCAGAAGTGTTGCAGGGTGAAGGCGGTCACGTCCGTATCGCACCACGCAATCTCAGCGAGGTCGCCATTTTCGCCAAGCTAGCCGAGCTGTGGCCAGCCACCCGCATGGGAGATGCGGACAGTCTGGCTCTTGAAGCCGAGGCGATCATTTCCGGCACCGGTATTCCCTATTTGATGCGAGCACTCGAAGCGCTGGATGGCCGCGATCCAAGCAATATGTCAGCTCGCGACGTTTTTCAGGCAGCTGAACAACATGTGGACACCTTGGCAGAGCGTGCGGTTGATATGTTCTGCCATCATCTGGGGGCCGTGGCTGGCGACCTAGCGCTCTATATTTCCGCCTATGGCGGGGTCTTTTTGACCGGTGGAGTGTTGCTCAAAAATGCTTGGCTGTTTGGGCGCCCCGCCTTTATCGAGGGATTCAATCAGGGCGGACGTCACACGCGTTTCCGGGTCAATATCCCGATCTATCTGTATCGAAACGACAATTTCGGCTTGCAGGGCGCGATCAATGCCATGACCTACGACCCGGAACTGCAGTGATTGTTTGCAACAAAAGGTCCACTCGCTTCTTCGGGCTGGGTGCTTCAATCTAACACCAAAGTTCAATCATAAAACTGCAACATCCACTCCGTATCTCTCCGAATGGCCGCCTCAAGCACGATTCGGATCGATGCCGGGCGCGGTGGGCGCGTGGCAAAGCACTGTGATCATCCACTGTGCCCATCCACTGTGCCCATCCACTGTCAAAGCTCAATGCTGGAGACCAATGTGACTGAAACCAGAGTATATCCGGATCGCGGCAGCATGGCCGCAGGTCTTGCCGAGCAGGTCGCTTCAGAGCTGACCAACGCCATCAAGAAACGCGGTCGTGCAACGCTGGCAGTGCCCGGTGGCGAAACACCGCGCGCCTTCTATCAGCAGCTCAGCGAAATGGATATTGAATGGGCTTGCGTCACCGTGATCCTGACCGACGAGCATTATGCGCTCAAGGTTCCCGACAAAAGCAATGCCGCGATGATCCGGGAGCTGCTGGTCAAGGGGGCTGCGGCCGAAGCGCGCTTTCTGTCCTATCTCGATATCGAGGTTGCGGATGAAAGCGAGCGATTGACTGCCATTCTTGCCGAACTGGAAGAGGTGTTGCCGATTGACGTCTGCATTCTGGGCGTTGGCGTCGACAGTCACATAGCCTCGCTCTACGCGACTGCTGATAAAATCGAAGAGGCACTCGGGCTCTGGGCGCCAAACATCATGTTGATGGATGTACCGCAATTGCCCGAACAACGGCTGACCCTCACCGCCCCGGTTCTGGAACGGGCCCGCAAGGCCCACATTCTGCTTTATGGCGATGCCAAGAAACAGGTTCTGCGTGAAGCACAAAAACTTGGTCCGGTCGAGGAGGCTCCCGTGCGCGTAATTCTCAATCGGGCACGGGCCACAACAGTCCATTATGCGGATTGATGGAGCGGCTCTGCGACCGCGCTCTGTTTTTTGAATTCAACTGTCCAATTGATTCGAACGCAGCCGATCTGGGGTCGGATTCTTTGATTTATCAAGGTTGTTTCTTGAATCTGGCCAGATCAGAACAGGGGTTGATCATGAAAACCGGAATATTGTTCAATCCGCTTCTTAATGAGAGCAAATGAATGCTCTTTGTCGATGCGGTGAAATCAGAAAACACCTGCCCATGCGTCACCGATAGATATTTTCCACCGGTCACGTAAAAGCCCTGATGCATTTTGCCGCTGGCGGCGGAACTTTTCACAAATAACGGAAAGTTGCGCACTTTCTTGTGCCCGAAAGTGCCTTTGATCCACAGTCAAGGCTTGGCAATCACCCGTTTGTTTGCACTATAGTGGCCATCCTAGATACTCGCCGAAAGTAGGGGGAGTGTTAAATCGTGATAATGAAGGGAGTCTGTCGTGAAGATAGGTACACCTAGAGAGCTGTTTGAGGGAGAGGCGCGTGTCGCAATGACACCATCCTCGGCCAAGCTGCTCCAGAAGTTGGGATATGACTGCGTCCTGGAAGCCGGAGCGGGGGCATTGGCCGGTTTTTCAGATCAGGCTTACGTAGAAGCCGGCGTAGAGATCGTGGCCGATGCTCAGGCACTTTGGCAGACTGCCGACATTGTCGCTAAGGTTCGTCAGCCCGAACCCGCGGAACTGAAATATCTCCTCAAGGGCAAAACCCTGATTTCCTTCTTCAACCCGGCGGGCAATGAAGAAGGCATGGAAGCTGCCAAGACTGCAGAAGCCAACGTGATCGCCATGGAAATGGTGCCGCGCATTTCGCGCGCCCAGAAAATGGACGCTCTCTCATCGATGGCGAACATTGCCGGTTATCGCGCCGTGATCGAGGCTGGCAACAACTTTGGCCGCTTCTTCACCGGTCAGATCACCGCCGCTGGCAAGGTTCCGCCTGCCAAGGTGCTGATCGTTGGCGCTGGTGTGGCCGGTCTGGCCGCGATTGGTACGTCTGTCGCGCTTGGCGCTGTGACCTACGCATTCGACGTGCGTCCGGAAGTGGCCGAGCAGGTTGAATCCATGGGCGCAGAGTTCGTCTATCTCGATTTCGAGGAAGAACAGCAGGATGGCTCTTCGACCGGCGGTTACGCATCCGTTCAGTCCGAAGAATTCCGCAATGCGCAGCTCGCGAAATTCCGCGAGATTGCTTCGGACATGGACATTGTCATCACCACGGCGTTGATCCCGAACCGTCCGGCACCAAAGCTTTGGCTCGAAGACATGGTTGCGGCCATGAAGCCCGGCTCGGTGATCATCGATTTGGCTGCGGAACGCGGTGGTAACGTCGAAGGCACCGTCAAGGACGAGAAAATCGTCACCGACAATGGCGTAACCATTGTTGGCTATACTGACTTCCCATCCCGCATGGCTGCTCAGTCTTCCGAGCTTTACGCTTCCAACATCCGCCATATGATGACCGATCTGACCCCGGAAAAAGACGGTCAGGTGGTTCACAATATGGAAGATGACGTCATCCGTGGCGCGACCGTCACCTTTGAAGGCGACATCACCTTCCCACCTCCACCGCCGAAAATCGCGGCGATTGCGGCTCAGCCGAAAAAAGAGGTCAAGGAACTGACGCCGGAAGAAAAACGCGCAGCTGAAATCGAAGCCTTCAAGCAGCAGACCAAGAGCCAGATCAAGCTTCTGGCCGGTGGTGGACTGTTGATGCTGTTCATCGGTGCCTTTGCGCCAGCCAGCTTCATGCAGCACTTCATCGTCTTTGTGTTGGCCTGCTTCGTTGGCTTCCAGGTGATCTGGAATGTCTCGCACTCGCTGCATACCCCGCTGATGGCCATCACCAACGCCATTTCATCGATCATCATCCTCGGTGCTCTGATGCAGATCGGGTCTGGTTCGTCGCTGGTGATTGTGTTGGCCGCCCTGTCGATCTTCATGGCAGGCATCAACATCTTCGGCGGCTTCCTCGTCACCCGGCGTATGCTCGCCATGTTCCAGAAATCATAAGGAGGCCGGGACTATGGAAATCGGATTCACGACAGCGGCCTATGTGGTTGCGGCTGTTCTCTTCATCCTGTCTCTGGGCGGCCTGTCCAATCAGGAAAACGCAAAACGCGCCGTTTATTACGGCATGGTCGGCATGGGACTGGCCGTGCTGGCTACCATCATCGGACCGGGCTCGGGCCTGTGGCCACTCTCCATCCTGCTCATTCTGGGCGGCGGTGTGATCGGCTACTTCATCGCCCAGCGCGTCCAGATGACCGAAATGCCGCAGCTGGTTGCAGCCATGCATTCGCTGGTTGGTCTTGCTGCTGTCTTTATTGGCCTCAACGCAGATCTGGAACTGAACCATGTGCTCAGCCTTGATGGCGAAGCCCGCAAGGCGCTCGAAGGTTTTGCCGCCGTTCTGGCCCACAAGACCGTTGCAGAACAGTCCGTTCTAAAGGTTGAGGTCTTCCTCGGTATCTTCATCGGTGCGGTCACCTTCACCGGGTCTGTTGTTGCCTTTGGCAAACTGGCTGGCAGAATTGACGGCAAGCCAAAACAATGGCCGGGTGGTCATGCGCTCAATGCTGTCATGGCGATTGCGTCGCTGGTCATCGGCATCATGTATGTCTCTGGCGCTGGCATCTGGACCATGATCGCGGTTGCGATCCTTGCCGGTCTCATTGGTTGGCACCTGATCATGGGCATCGGCGGCGCCGATATGCCCGTCGTGGTCTCCATGCTCAACTCCTATTCCGGTTGGGCGGCAGCAGCCATCGGCTTTACGCTGGGCAACGATCTGCTGATCGTCGTTGGTGCTCTGGTGGGCTCCTCGGGTGCGATCCTGTCCTACATCATGTGTAAAGCGATGAACCGTCAATTTGTGTCGGTGATCCTGGGCGGCTTTGGCGGCTCCGGTGGTCCGGTTCAGGAAGTGTCTGGTGAAATGATCGCCATCGATGCCGATGGTGTGGTCTCTGCACTGGATGAAGCTGACAGCGTCATCATCGTACCGGGCTATGGTCTGGCTGTGGCACAGGCTCAGCAGAGCGTGGCAGAATTGACCCGTCGCCTGCGGGCCAAGGGCAAGGAAGTCCGCTTCGCCATCCATCCGGTTGCAGGTCGTCTGCCGGGCCACATGAACGTGTTGTTGGCCGAAGCCAAAGTGCCATATGACATCGTGCTCGAAATGGACGAGATCAACGAAGACTTCCCGGAAACGGATGTTGTCATCGTGATTGGCTCCAACGACATCGTCAACCCGGCCGCTCAGGATGATCCAAACTCTCCGATCGCTGGCATGCCGGTTCTCGAGGTATGGAAAGCCAAGCAGGTCTTTGTTTCCAAGCGTGGTCAGGGTACCGGCTATTCCGGCATCGAAAACCCACTCTTCTACAAAGAGAATACCCGCATGTTCTATGGCGATGCCAAGGCGTCTTTGAACACCTTGCTCCAGTCCATCGACTGAGCCATCAAAGCAAGCTGACAAAAAATGCCGGGCCCTTCGCCCGGCATTTTTCGTTTGGTCTTGTCTGTCGAGGATTTCGGAGACCTCTAGCGGTCAAACAGACGAAAACCAAGCAGATGATCAATCAGGGCACGGATGCGCAGCGGCAGCTGTTTGCGCGAGGGATAAACCAGCGAGAACAGCATCTGCGGTCCGGTCAGATCCGGCATCAGACGCACCAGCCTGCCGCTGGCGATTTCGCTGCGCACTGTCGAGGGAAACAGTTGGGCAATCCCCATCCCGGCCTCGCACATCTTGATCATCATCAGGGGCGAGTTGCAGGATTCATAATGCTGTGCCTCGATGGTCACCAGATTGTCACCGCGATAGAGGCGAAAGATCCCACCCGGAGTGATCTTGGCAAGCGAGATCCAGTGATGTTCGGCCAATGAGGCAAAATCCGTGGGGGTGCCATGCTCGGCAACATAGTCAGCACTGGCGAACAAGGCAAACCGGTCCTCATACAGAACGCGCCCAATCAGGCTGTCGTCGCGCGGCAGTCCAACCCGCAAGCCCACATCAATGCCTTCGGCTATAAGATCCAGCCGTTCGTCGCTGAGGATCACATCCAGTTCCACTTCAGGGTAGGAACGGCGAAAGGCTGTCAGGGCAGGCAGCAATTGCGACACACCCACATCATGGGTGGTGGTGATTGAAACCCGCCCCTTTGGGCTTTCCTGTGTCGCGATCTCTCGGGTCTCTTCCAGCACCCGCGACAGGGCTCTCGCCTTATCATGGATCTGCCGCCCTTCCTCTGTCAGAGACAGTTTTCGGGTGGAGCGCTGCAACAGCCGCACGCCGAGATCCTCCTCCAACTGGCTGATCTGTTCTGACACTCGGGATCGGCTGGATGCCAGTTGCCGCGCCGCAGCGGCAAAGCTGCCCGCATCCACCACCGTCGAAAAGACCGCCAGCGCCTTCAAATGCTGAATTCCGATTGTACTCATTTTCCGAACTTCAAATTCTAAATATAACCACTAGTGATAACAAAGCACAGAGATCATA
This genomic stretch from Cohaesibacter intestini harbors:
- a CDS encoding acyl-CoA synthetase, with amino-acid sequence MVTFATRESVLAIEEEMPYEERGVARSIYERLSRTEADYPDSPAVSFQLFSGPTDKAETLTWREVKAKVTQTANLLRQLGIGEKDVIAYALPNCNEAYLTMLAGMVAGVVNPINPLLETEQIAAILRETDARVVVTLKAFPQSDVAQKVAEAVKHAPRVHTVLEVDLLHYMTGIKRVIVPLIRPRNPGAKGHHADVFNFNREIAKQPSDALTFEDNLEDRVAAYFHTGGTTGMPKVAQHTASGMMYNGWLGSALLFKREDNVLCPLPLFHVFACHVICMSTLSSGSHVVFPTPKGYRGDGVFDNLWKLIERWKISFIITVPTAVSAMMQRPVDADISSVRMAFSGSAPLPLELYRRFEAATGVGIIEGYGLTEATCLVSCNPIVGKKKVGSVGLPFPYTTVKILEHTKQGPVELATDEVGEICIDNPGVFTGSTYTEADKNHNLFHHDIYLRTGDLGRIDEDGYLWITGRAKDLIIRGGHNIDPAEIEEALAGHPAVAMVGAIGQPDSHSGELPCAYLELVSGAKVDKDELMAYAKRHIHERAAIPKYVEILPELPKTAVGKVFKPDLRKLAITRVYDEVLAKNDLKTRVVSVIEDKKRGLVAQLERNADIDESKLTNILGQFTQPWEWQ
- a CDS encoding energy-coupling factor ABC transporter ATP-binding protein; this translates as MNNPRKSDGIVISGLSHTLDGQPFYQNLSLTLTEQRIGLIGRNGSGKSTLSRMICGLTEPSEGEILIHGVNVFKDRKEAIRTIGLIFQNPDHQIIFPTVEEEVAFGLESLLGDKKAARQKARAFLKAFGREDWAERGTYTLSQGQRHLVCLMAVLAMEPKAILLDEPFAGLDWPTSRRLFNWLTSLEQQLVLVTHDINHLKDFDRILWLEKGQLVGDGHPSDILPAYHDAMEALVHDEDPFAGEAKFDLGAMPALAAVGEGA
- a CDS encoding energy-coupling factor transporter transmembrane component T family protein, whose product is MLALTVETKTWLHRIPVPLKLAILCALTLVIMPLTQWQPAVAATMAVASLYLSAGLKFARIGLTRLKPIVYLLVVIFVYHVVTSRTEAGLAISLKLFATVGLANLVTMTSRLDDMMQVVETLTAPLKFVGLPPRAFGFAMGLVIRFTPVFLEKGKLLSEAWRARSAKGVSPRLLVPLALGALDDADRVAEAIKARGGLVQAPQDSKNKV
- a CDS encoding biotin transporter BioY — protein: MERQLTFIALFTALIAALGFLPSFMLPFGVPITAQNLGVMLAGAVLGARRGALSVLLFLALVAMGLPLLAGGRGGLGVFASPTVGFVVGFPIAAFVTGLIVEKWKAGNLFVVGTAASIIGCIVVLYAFGIFGLAKMIDKSLLEATQLCLVYIPGDVIKAVVAGVVVEAIARARPAALLSRG
- a CDS encoding gamma-glutamylcyclotransferase family protein, with the protein product MKDKQDCFLFVYGTLRYEAKGKMSALLSGSASYLGEAHFQGKLYRIDYYPGVVASDHPEDLVVGDVFQLQSPDVTLPELDDYEGIGPAYEEPYEYERYLLPVTLTNGQTMRCWIYLYRYPVEGLERIADGDFLAHQGA
- a CDS encoding GNAT family N-acetyltransferase: MYSAALADHKSAIAAITRWFEAEWPSWYGPDGPGDAAADLESWCDETALPVARIALDEAGHVIGIAALKTDGLGEEFGFSPFLSAMYVLPQYRGSGAGTLLTGAIAEVAKMHGYDMLYATTDGARGLLLRLGWNETGFRSLSDRGPLAILSKAL
- a CDS encoding glucokinase — translated: MLWDLVADVGGTNMRLAAASDGQIVRQATYETTGAMHLTDAIRSFVGEIGSAPRYVEVAAAGVIVDGYVTLTNAKQGFSTADLIGAAGAQKARILNDFEAAAWSLVTADPNDLSLVQGALPAPLETPPAPTPPRLIIGPGTGLGVGTLAWAGNQPEVLQGEGGHVRIAPRNLSEVAIFAKLAELWPATRMGDADSLALEAEAIISGTGIPYLMRALEALDGRDPSNMSARDVFQAAEQHVDTLAERAVDMFCHHLGAVAGDLALYISAYGGVFLTGGVLLKNAWLFGRPAFIEGFNQGGRHTRFRVNIPIYLYRNDNFGLQGAINAMTYDPELQ
- the pgl gene encoding 6-phosphogluconolactonase, whose translation is MTETRVYPDRGSMAAGLAEQVASELTNAIKKRGRATLAVPGGETPRAFYQQLSEMDIEWACVTVILTDEHYALKVPDKSNAAMIRELLVKGAAAEARFLSYLDIEVADESERLTAILAELEEVLPIDVCILGVGVDSHIASLYATADKIEEALGLWAPNIMLMDVPQLPEQRLTLTAPVLERARKAHILLYGDAKKQVLREAQKLGPVEEAPVRVILNRARATTVHYAD
- a CDS encoding Re/Si-specific NAD(P)(+) transhydrogenase subunit alpha, with the protein product MKIGTPRELFEGEARVAMTPSSAKLLQKLGYDCVLEAGAGALAGFSDQAYVEAGVEIVADAQALWQTADIVAKVRQPEPAELKYLLKGKTLISFFNPAGNEEGMEAAKTAEANVIAMEMVPRISRAQKMDALSSMANIAGYRAVIEAGNNFGRFFTGQITAAGKVPPAKVLIVGAGVAGLAAIGTSVALGAVTYAFDVRPEVAEQVESMGAEFVYLDFEEEQQDGSSTGGYASVQSEEFRNAQLAKFREIASDMDIVITTALIPNRPAPKLWLEDMVAAMKPGSVIIDLAAERGGNVEGTVKDEKIVTDNGVTIVGYTDFPSRMAAQSSELYASNIRHMMTDLTPEKDGQVVHNMEDDVIRGATVTFEGDITFPPPPPKIAAIAAQPKKEVKELTPEEKRAAEIEAFKQQTKSQIKLLAGGGLLMLFIGAFAPASFMQHFIVFVLACFVGFQVIWNVSHSLHTPLMAITNAISSIIILGALMQIGSGSSLVIVLAALSIFMAGINIFGGFLVTRRMLAMFQKS
- a CDS encoding NAD(P)(+) transhydrogenase (Re/Si-specific) subunit beta, with translation MEIGFTTAAYVVAAVLFILSLGGLSNQENAKRAVYYGMVGMGLAVLATIIGPGSGLWPLSILLILGGGVIGYFIAQRVQMTEMPQLVAAMHSLVGLAAVFIGLNADLELNHVLSLDGEARKALEGFAAVLAHKTVAEQSVLKVEVFLGIFIGAVTFTGSVVAFGKLAGRIDGKPKQWPGGHALNAVMAIASLVIGIMYVSGAGIWTMIAVAILAGLIGWHLIMGIGGADMPVVVSMLNSYSGWAAAAIGFTLGNDLLIVVGALVGSSGAILSYIMCKAMNRQFVSVILGGFGGSGGPVQEVSGEMIAIDADGVVSALDEADSVIIVPGYGLAVAQAQQSVAELTRRLRAKGKEVRFAIHPVAGRLPGHMNVLLAEAKVPYDIVLEMDEINEDFPETDVVIVIGSNDIVNPAAQDDPNSPIAGMPVLEVWKAKQVFVSKRGQGTGYSGIENPLFYKENTRMFYGDAKASLNTLLQSID
- a CDS encoding LysR family transcriptional regulator, which gives rise to MSTIGIQHLKALAVFSTVVDAGSFAAAARQLASSRSRVSEQISQLEEDLGVRLLQRSTRKLSLTEEGRQIHDKARALSRVLEETREIATQESPKGRVSITTTHDVGVSQLLPALTAFRRSYPEVELDVILSDERLDLIAEGIDVGLRVGLPRDDSLIGRVLYEDRFALFASADYVAEHGTPTDFASLAEHHWISLAKITPGGIFRLYRGDNLVTIEAQHYESCNSPLMMIKMCEAGMGIAQLFPSTVRSEIASGRLVRLMPDLTGPQMLFSLVYPSRKQLPLRIRALIDHLLGFRLFDR